In the genome of Bacteroidota bacterium, one region contains:
- a CDS encoding extracellular solute-binding protein translates to MAAGHDKISSNNQAWGIAVLCTIALIYFAIFAFLFKRPTDHVTQFYFADRMTEAHRILIDQYNEAHAGKVNVVPIDFPNPDFSTDTRKEILARSLRGDDGGIDLLAVDVIWVQRFAKWCEPLGKYFTDEERKRITPIALSSCYHDGELVAMPLDIAEAVIYYRADLLAKEARGKGLLQRIQKRMSWNDFLNIKQELRKNSYPFYLFPASDYEGLICCYIEILLSEKPDYFTTIGFRFDTPEAKNALRLLVNLVHKYGATPAIASDLTEVPSYNYFIKNDGLFLHGWNTYDRDFKESPVDTVKEKYLRRISIPCYPGGTPAAVFGGWNLMVPKSSKNKEAVIDFIKFLLRDESQEIFYTKGGFFPVTNSFYRDSLYLRKYPEINTIVDLLKIGVHRPSQEEYTKDSKIMSRYFYLAIKGTIGVDEAVKNVDATIESERSLTP, encoded by the coding sequence ATGGCAGCCGGACACGATAAAATTTCTTCGAACAATCAGGCATGGGGCATTGCAGTTCTCTGCACGATCGCGCTTATTTATTTTGCCATCTTTGCGTTTCTTTTCAAGCGTCCGACCGACCACGTAACGCAGTTTTATTTTGCGGACAGGATGACGGAAGCGCACCGCATCCTCATCGACCAGTATAACGAAGCTCACGCCGGCAAGGTCAACGTCGTCCCGATCGACTTTCCCAACCCGGATTTCAGCACCGACACACGCAAAGAAATTCTTGCCCGCTCGCTGCGCGGCGACGACGGTGGGATCGACCTTCTGGCAGTCGACGTCATCTGGGTGCAGAGGTTTGCAAAATGGTGCGAGCCCCTCGGCAAGTACTTTACCGACGAGGAACGGAAGCGGATCACTCCCATCGCGCTGAGCTCCTGTTATCATGACGGGGAGCTTGTCGCCATGCCGCTCGATATCGCTGAAGCGGTCATCTATTACCGCGCCGACTTGCTGGCAAAGGAGGCCCGGGGGAAAGGGCTTCTCCAAAGGATCCAGAAGAGAATGTCATGGAACGATTTTCTGAACATCAAACAGGAGCTCCGTAAGAACAGCTATCCGTTCTATCTCTTCCCGGCATCGGATTACGAGGGGCTGATCTGCTGCTACATCGAAATTCTCCTGAGCGAAAAGCCCGACTACTTTACGACGATCGGATTCCGGTTCGATACGCCCGAGGCCAAGAATGCTCTCCGTCTGCTTGTCAACCTCGTCCACAAATACGGCGCGACGCCGGCCATTGCCAGCGACCTGACCGAGGTGCCGAGTTACAATTACTTCATAAAAAACGACGGCCTCTTTCTGCACGGATGGAATACGTACGACAGGGATTTCAAAGAATCTCCCGTCGACACGGTGAAGGAAAAATACCTGCGGCGGATCTCCATCCCCTGTTATCCCGGCGGAACGCCGGCGGCGGTGTTCGGCGGATGGAACCTGATGGTGCCGAAATCGAGCAAAAATAAGGAGGCGGTGATCGATTTTATAAAATTTCTGCTGAGGGACGAGTCGCAGGAAATTTTCTACACCAAGGGGGGATTTTTTCCGGTCACAAATTCGTTCTACCGCGATTCGCTGTACCTCCGCAAATATCCTGAGATCAATACGATCGTCGACCTCCTGAAGATCGGCGTGCATCGTCCCAGCCAGGAAGAATACACGAAGGACTCGAAAATCATGTCCCGCTATTTTTACCTCGCCATCAAAGGAACCATCGGCGTCGACGAGGCGGTGAAGAACGTCGACGCGACCATCGAATCCGAAAGAAGCCTGACGCCGTAG